One genomic region from Argentina anserina chromosome 2, drPotAnse1.1, whole genome shotgun sequence encodes:
- the LOC126785020 gene encoding pentatricopeptide repeat-containing protein At4g01400, mitochondrial, translating to MLPLFLRPPKTLPTLPPKTLISSFFFFSSQPKPHHETSIGSPARVQKLIASQPDPLLAKEIFDLAARHPNFRHSYSSYFTLILKLARAHYFSLADDLLLRLKSQPSPALFTHLIQIYGDAHLPQKALRTFYTMFHFNCHPSVKHLNRILGILVSHRNFLRPAFEVFRDAHRRGVAPDTKSYNILMRAFCLNGDLSVAYHLFNKMFEREVLPDVESYRILMQGLCRKGQVNTAVDFLEDMMNKGYVPDSLSYTSLLNSLCRKKQLREAYKLLCRMKVKGCNPDIVHYNTLISGFCRQGRAVDACKVLEDMESNGCLPNLVSYRTLVSGLCNQGMLDEAKRYMEVMMSKGFSPHFSVVHGLVKGLCNVGRIEDACGVMVELLRHGEVPHRDTWLTIVPGICEEIEVVTMEEVVREMMKVEIKPSTRIVDAALGLENYLINRIHASKSRRA from the coding sequence ATGCTTCCACTATTTCTCCGCCCGCCCAAAACCCTCCCGACCCTCCCACCCAAAACCCTcatctcctccttcttcttcttctcctcccaaCCCAAACCCCACCACGAAACCAGCATCGGCTCCCCCGCCAGAGTCCAAAAGCTCATCGCCTCCCAACCCGACCCTCTCCTCGCCAAAGAAATCTTCGACTTGGCCGCCCGCCACCCCAACTTCCGCCACTCCTACTCCTCCTACTTCACCCTCATCCTCAAACTTGCCCGCGCCCACTACTTCTCTCTCGCCGAcgacctcctcctccgcctcaAGTCCCAACCCTCCCCCGCTCTTTTCACCCACCTCATCCAAATCTACGGCGACGCCCACCTCCCCCAGAAGGCCCTCCGAACCTTCTACACGATGTTCCACTTCAACTGCCACCCCTCTGTCAAGCACCTCAACAGAATCCTCGGCATCCTCGTCTCTCACCGCAACTTCCTCCGCCCGGCTTTCGAGGTCTTCAGGGACGCCCACCGCCGCGGCGTGGCGCCCGATACGAAATCCTACAACATTCTGATGAGGGCGTTTTGCTTGAATGGGGACTTGAGCGTTGCGTATCACTTGTTCAACAAAATGTTTGAGAGGGAGGTGTTGCCGGACGTGGAGTCGTACCGGATTCTAATGCAGGGGCTGTGTAGGAAGGGGCAGGTGAATACTGCCGTGGATTTTCTGGAGGATATGATGAATAAAGGTTATGTTCCGGATTCGTTGAGTTATACAAGTCTGTTGAATAGCCTGTGTAGGAAGAAGCAGCTGCGCGAGGCGTATAAGCTTCTTTGTAGGATGAAGGTCAAGGGGTGCAATCCCGACATTGTGCATTATAATACTCTGATTTCGGGGTTTTGTAGACAAGGGAGGGCGGTGGACGCATGTAAAGTTCTTGAGGATATGGAGTCTAATGGGTGCTTGCCGAATTTGGTGTCTTATAGGACATTGGTTAGTGGGTTGTGTAATCAGGGGATGCTTGATGAGGCCAAGAGGTATATGGAGGTGATGATGTCGAAGGGGTTTTCTCCGCATTTTTCGGTTGTTCATGGTTTGGTTAAGGGGTTGTGCAATGTGGGTAGGATTGAGGATGCTTGTGGAGTTATGGTGGAGCTACTGAGGCATGGGGAGGTTCCGCATAGGGATACTTGGTTGACAATAGTTCCGGGGATATGTGAAGAGATTGAGGTGGTGACAATGGAAGAAGTTGTGAGAGAGATGATGAAGGTAGAGATCAAGCCTAGCACCAGAATAGTGGATGCAGCTTTAGGTTTGGAGAACTACTTGATCAACAGAATTCATGCCAGTAAATCAAGGAGGGCTTGA
- the LOC126783899 gene encoding receptor-like protein EIX2: MSQPLISIINIQTPFLITCGTPRSMKNLYCLLRELFMVNRRVNAPGFPLWLQSQTKLIYVRLRNAGISGAIPDEWMSNISSQIRYLDLPNNQISGMLLFRFNFPNLYYIDLRTNQFDGRLQLSSTNAPTLEYLYLGYNYLNGTIPSSICTIQSIYCIALNNNQFSGKFLQEWGSWNSIGVVDVSNNFLSGSIPTSMGVPSSLQVLRMDNNHFSGDIPSSLQNLSTLDRLYLGGNNFTGSIPSWIGSKVSLLEVLQLRSNFLSGHIPIQLCTLSNLRILDLGHNNLSGTIPKCFLNLTSLVNDRGYWNSSSYCGHDLTAVTLKGRELEYEEECAQLLTCWRESIYNNRISPTKSLAVVIDKQSLVSYLIICNLESYKYIDQSIRIQSIFFSSWYQSKQKMLCFSGFSFSGRFFLWSSSCSFLPCRPPSLPSSSHVPTHRTSASHFARTPTVSSYCIHPATTTYSTPGAALYHCASNDA, encoded by the exons ATGTCACAGCCATTGATCTCCATAATAAATATCCAGACACCGTTTCTGATTACCTGTGGAACTCCACGGAGCATGAAGAATCTATATTGTTTG CTTCGTGAACTTTTCATGGTGAACCGCCGAGTAAATGCCCCAGGCTTCCCTCTGTGGCTTCAATCTCAAACTAAGCTCATTTATGTCAGACTTAGGAATGCTGGAATCTCGGGTGCAATACCAGATGAATGGATGTCTAATATCTCTTCTCAAATCCGATACCTGGATTTACCTAACAACCAAATAAGCGGGATGCTTCTGTTCCGTTTCAACTTTCCAaatttatattatatagatttAAGAACTAATCAATTTGATGGGCGCCTCCAGCTTTCCTCCACTAATGCTCCAACGTTAGAATATCTATATCTTGGTTATAATTACTTGAATGGAACTATTCCATCATCTATTTGCACTATTCAGTCTATATATTGTATTGCTCTGAACAACAATCAGTTTTCTGGGAAATTCCTTCAAGAATGGGGTTCTTGGAACTCCATAGGAGTTGTGGATGTCTCGAACAACTTTTTGTCTGGTAGCATTCCAACGTCAATGGGTGTTCCGAGTTCTTTGCAAGTATTAAGAATGGACAACAACCATTTTAGCGGAGACATTCCTTCTTCCTTGCAAAATTTGTCAACTTTGGACAGACTTTATCTCGGAGGCAACAACTTTACCGGAAGCATACCTTCTTGGATAGGATCAAAAGTATCTTTATTGGAAGTGCTACAATTGCGATCCAACTTTTTAAGTGGACATATACCTATACAATTGTGCACTCTTTCTAACCTTCGGATCCTGGATTTGGGTCACAACAACTTATCAGGGACTATTCCAAAGTGCTTTCTTAATCTGACTTCTCTAGTCAATGATCGTGGTTACTGGAACTCCTCAAGTTATTGTGGTCATGATTTAACAGCTGTGACATTAAAAGGAAGAGAATTGGAATATGAGGAAGAATGTGCTCAACTTCTAACCTGTTGGCGTGAGTCAATATACAACAACCGGATCTCACCAACCAAATCTCTAGCCGTAGTAATTGACAAACAATCtttggtttcatacttgataatTTGTAATCTAGAATCCTATAAATACATTGATCAATCAATAAGAATTCAATCTATATTCTTTTCATCTTGGTATCAAAGCAAACAAAAAatgctctgtttttctgggttttcttttTCCGGCAGATTTTTTCTTTGGAGCTCCTCCTGCTCCTTTCTTCCCTGCCGGCCGCCCTCACTTCCGTCGAGCTCACACGTGCCAACCCACCGGACATCTGCTAGTCACTTCGCACGTACCCCGACGGTTTCTTCTTATTGTATACACCCTGCGACGACGACGTACTCCACCCCCGGCGCCGCTCTCTACCACTGTGCGTCAAACGACGCGTAA